ATCCCTATGATCCCCAGAGATTCTTCTCTTGCAAGAATATTGGATCTCTACCAGAGAGTTACAAGTGCCCGGACGGCATGGAGTTCGATGAGGCTTCGGCGCAGTGTCAGAACGTAGGTGGCCTACCTCCATGCACTGTTTCTGGGGTCTTTGCTAACCCCAAGAACTGCAGTGAATACTATTCGTGCATCTCGCTCCGGCATGGATGGCTGCAGAAGACCTTTGTCTGCAGTACTGACCTGATGTACAACCAGAAGACGGGCACTTGTGAAGATCCTTGCATTTACCAGTTCGTATGCCAGCAGGAAGGACGTTACCCAGACCTCCTCGATAAGCGCAACTACTTTGAGTGCTATATGCATGCAGGTATACTGAAGCAAATGCGTTACCAGTGTCCTGAAGCCTACATGTGGGACATCACTTCCCCTGGCGTGGGCAAATGTGTGGAGGACCATGGACAGAGTAACTCTGATAATGCCTTCAGCCTGTGCGTGCTACCGGCAAACTTGTGTCCTGGTAGGTAACTTGGTAGGTAACTTGTAttggtacatttatatatacatatgtgatgacAAGTTATTAATCTTGCATTCCTTTCcaggtacataaaaaaaaaaaatccctggttCCAACTTACAGACACCCGATAAGTGGACCAGGCCTGAACTTCGATTGTgtctcaatttttaaaaataaattattttttttggagtTCTAATGAGTTGTTTTCTCTAATCCTCCCTAGTCTGAATAGGAAAAAATAGGATTGGGGTGTTGCCCANNNNNNNNNNNNNNNNNNNNNNNNNNNNNNNNNNNNNNNNNNNNNNNGTGCTACAAATATTTAAGCTTTCAAGTCTTAAAGCTCTTGACAACTCGACTTGCTTAGTTGGCTTTAACAGTGTTACTTaacactatgtaatatatataactcaatattcATAACATTGAGCACAATAAACTTGCTTTGTTCCTATAATTTAAATCGTTAAATACATAACGCGATATCCAGATGGcccattttatatatcaaaactgGTGGAACTTATGTTCCAGTTACCCTTTTTAACATACCCACTTGTGGCGGAGGCTACAGGGAACACCACTAAAACACATGACatgcccaaacttttttttttttgggggggaaggtgtTAATACGATAAAGCCCATTCTGCTTTGTAGACTTCAGCTGTATGCCACNNNNNNNNNNNNNNNNNNNNNNNNNNNNNNNNNNNNNNNNNNNNNNNNNNNNNNNNNNNNNNNNNNNNNNNNNNNNNNNNNNNAGGTCTTTAAAAGTACACaagcaattttaatttttttccaaatggtTAAATCTTTTAAGAACGGNNNNNNNNNNNNNNNNNNNNNNNNNNNNNNNNNNNNNNNNNNNNNNNNNNNNNNNNNNNNNNNNNNNNNNNNNNNNNNNNNNNNNNNNNNNNNNNNNNNNNNNNNNNNNNNNNNNNNNNNNNNNNNNNNNNNNNNNNNNNNNNNNNNNNNNNNNNNNNNNNNNNNNNNNNNNNNNNNNNNNNNNNNNNNNNNNNNNNNNNNNNNNNNNNNNNNNNNNNNNNNNNNNNNNNNNNNNNNNNNNNNNNNNNNNNNNNNNNNNNNNNNNNNNNNNNNNNNNNNNNNNNNNNNNNNNNNNNNNNNNNNNNNNNNNNNNNNNNNNNNNNNNNNNNNNNNNNNNNNNNNNNNNNNNNNNNNNNNNNNNNNNNNNNNNNNNNNNNNNNNNNNNNNNNNNNNNNNNNNNNNNNNNNNNNNNNNNNNNNNNNNNNNNNNNNNNNNNNNNNNNNNNNNNNNNNNNNNNNNNNNNNNNNNNNNNNNNNNNNNNNNNNNNNNNNNNNNNNNNNNNNNNNNNNNNNNNNNNNNNNNNNNNNNNNNNNNNNNNNNNNNNNNNNNNNNNNNNNNNNNNNNNNNNNNNNNNNNNNNNNNNNNNNNNNNNNNNNNNNNNNNNNNNNNNNNNNNNNNNNNNNNNNNNNNNNNNNNNNNNNNNNNNNNNNNNNNNNNNNNNNNNNNNNNNNNNNNNNNNNNNNNNNNNNNNNNNNNNNNNNNNNNNNNNNNNNNNNNNNNNNNNNNNNNNNNNNNNNNNNNNNNNNNNNNNNNNNNNNNNNNNNNNNNNNNNNNNNNNNNNNNNNNNNNNNNNNNNNNNNNNNNNNNNNNNNNNNNNNNNNNNNNNNNNNNNNNNNNNNNNNNNNNNNNNNNNNNNNNNNNNNNNNNNNNNNNNNNNNNNNNNNNNNNNNNNNNNNNNNNNNNNNNNNNNNNNNNNNNNNNNNNNNNNNNNNNNNNNNNNNNNNNNNNNNNNNNNNNNNNNNNNNNNNNNNNNNNNNNNNNNNNNNNNNNNNNNNNNNNNNNNNNNNNNNNNNNNNNNNNNNNNNNNNNNNNNNNNNNNNNNNNNNNNNNNNNNNNNNNNNNNNNNNNNNNNNNNNNNNNNNNNNNNNNNNNNNNNNNNNNNNNNNNNNNNNNNNNNNNNNNNNNNNNNNNNNNNNNNNNNNNNNNNNNNNNNNNNNNNNNNNNNNNNNNNNNNNNNNNNNNNNNNNNNNNNNNNNNNNNNNNNNNNNNNNNNNNNNNNNNNNNNNNNNNNNNNNNNNNNNNNNNNNNNNNNNNNNNNNNNNNNNNNNNNNNNNNNNNNNNNNNNNNNNNNNNNNNNNNNNNNNNNNNNNNNNNNNNNNNNNNNNNNNNNNNNNNNNNNNNNNNNNNNNNNNNNNNNNNNNNNNNNNNNNNNNNNNNNNNNNNNNNNNNNNNNNNNNNNNNNNNNNNNNNNNNNNNNNNNNNNNNNNNNNNNNNNNNNNNNNNNNNNNNNNNNNNNNNNNNNNNNNNNNNNNNNNNNNNNNNNNNNNNNNNNNNNNNNNNNNNNNNNNNNNNNNNNNNNNNNNNNNNNNNNNNNNNNNNNNNNNNNNNNNNNNNNNNNNNNNNNNNNNNNNNNNNNNNNNNNNNNNNNNNNNNNNNNNNNNNNNNNNNNNNNNNNNNNNNNNNNNNNNNNNNNNNNNNNNNNNNNNNNNNNNNNNNNNNNNNNNNNNNNNNNNNNNNNNNNNNNNNNNNNNNNNNNNNNNNNNNNNNNNNNNNNNNNNNNNNNNNNNNNNNNNNNNNNNNNNNNNNNNNNNNNNNNNNNNNNNNNNNNNNNNNNNNNNNNNNNNNNNNNNNNNNNNNNNNNNNNNNNNNNNNNNNNNNNNNNNNNNNNNNNNNNNNNNNNNNNNNNNNNNNNNNNNNNNNNNNNNNNNNNNNNNNNNNNNNNNNNNNNNNNNNNNNNNNNNNNNNNNNNNNNNNNNNNNNNNNNNNNNNNNNNNNNNNNNNNNNNNNNNNNNNNNNNNNNNNNNNNNNNNNNNNNNNNNNNNNNNNNNNNNNNNNNNNNNNNNNNNNNNNNNNNNNNNNNNNNNNNNNNNNNNNNNNNNNNNNNNNNNNNNNNNNNNNNNNNNNNNNNNNNNNNNNNNNNNNNNNNNNNNNNNNNNNNNNNNNNNNNNNNNNNNNNNNNNNNNNNNNNNNNNNNNNNNNNNNNNNNNNNNNNNNNNNNNNNNNNNNNNNNNNNNNNNNNNNNNNNNNNNNNNNNNNNNNNNNNNNNNNNNNNNNNNNNNNNNNNNNNNNNNNNNNNNNNNNNNNNNNNNNNNNNNNNNNNNNNNNNNNNNNNNNNNNNNNNNNNNNNNNNNNNNNNNNNNNNNNNNNNNNNNNNNNNNNNNNNNNNNNNNNNNNNNNNNNNNNNNNNNNNNNNNNNNNNNNNNNNNNNNNNNNNNNNNNNNNNNNNNNNNNNNNNNNNNNNNNNNNNNNNNNNNNNNNNNNNNNNNNNNNNNNNNNNNNNNNNNNNNNNNNNNNNNNNNNNNNNNNNNNNNNNNNNNNNNNNNNNNNNNNNNNNNNNNNNNNNNNNNNNNNNNNNNNNNNNNNNNNNNNNNNNNNNNNNNNNNNNNNNNNNNNNNNNNNNNNNNNNNNNNNNNNNNNNNNNNNNNNNNNNNNNNNNNNNNNNNNNNNNNNNNNNNNNNNNNNNNNNNNNNNNNNNNNNNNNNNNNNNNNNNNNNNNNNNNNNNNNNNNNNNNNNNNNNNNNNNNNNNTTAAAGCCACGTCCACACGGTCGAGCAGTGTCCGTCGGGCACGAAGGCTCTGCCCTTGTTCGAGCAGTTTCAGCGGGCAAACCATCAAACTATCCGCTCCCGGCGCCAATAGAGGGCAGTGGATCGAGTGTCTTCCGTCACTGCCAAACGCACGAGGTAACTTCTCTGTGatctcttgtatttttttaatgcagGCACCAATTATGATAGAATACAGTGCTACCTTCTTTCGAAGTATATAGGCGCGAACCATAGTGATTTTACCGTAATGAACCACTCGCTCACAACTGCTGGCGTCCGACTGCCCTCCAGCCATCATACAGCTGTGTGGACACATACGCGGGAATAGTCTGCAGACTTTGCCCTGCCAGGCACAGCTCGACCGTGTGGACGTGGCTTAACAAACGTGTTCTCAACGCATTTGTCCACACGGGACTTGATTAGTTTGAAGGGGAACTATATAGAAAATAAACACGAAACCTTATTTGATACTTTGGTAATGAANNNNNNNNNNNNNNNNNNNNNNNNNNNNNNNNNNNNNNNNNNNNNNNNNNNNNNNNNNNNNNNNNNNNNNNNNNNNNNNNNNNNNNNNNNNNNNNTGCCNNNNNNNNNNNNNNNNNNNNNNNNNNNNNNNNNNNNNNNNNNNNNNNNNNNNNNNNCNNNNNNNNNNNNNNNNNNNNNNNNNNNNNNNNNNNNNNNNNNNNNNNNNNNNNNNNNNNNNNNNNNNNNNNNNNNNNNNNNNNNNNNNNNNNNNNNNNNNNNNNNNNNNNNNNNNNNNNNNNNNNNNNNNNNNNNNNNNNNNNNNNNNNNNNNNNNNNNNNNNNNNNNNNNNACTGCATGGT
This window of the Penaeus monodon isolate SGIC_2016 chromosome 31, NSTDA_Pmon_1, whole genome shotgun sequence genome carries:
- the LOC119593039 gene encoding peritrophin-44-like (The sequence of the model RefSeq protein was modified relative to this genomic sequence to represent the inferred CDS: added 102 bases not found in genome assembly); protein product: MAVGKNKGLNKSGKKGSKKRVVDPFTRKDWYDAKMRSLNVFILMVMAGASVMADESLRSERSVTADNHPFSHLCESQPDKFLCANCKTMVQCVKGQAFTRHCIESHYCSEKSEFGGAVCYPDEPTDCTCTKANDFRVDPYDPQRFFSCKNIGSLPESYKCPDGMEFDEASAQCQNVGGLPPCTVSGVFANPKNCSEYYSCISLRHGWLQKTFVCSTDLMYNQKTGTCEDPCIYQFVCQQEGRYPDLLDKRNYFECYMHAGILKQMRYQCPEAYMWDITSPGVGKCVEDHGQSNSDNAFSLCVLPANLCPGT